From Dermatophagoides farinae isolate YC_2012a chromosome 10, ASM2471394v1, whole genome shotgun sequence, a single genomic window includes:
- the LOC124490242 gene encoding peptidylprolyl isomerase domain and WD repeat-containing protein 1: protein MSSNSEKDDSQSDASESSSINDNVENDEKDSGPETPPPLPNKRRKVIPFEKIYLDNLPQSEAYERSYMHRDPIKFVLVARNTHFIVTASIDGHIKFWKKKAIGVEFVKHFRVHLGTIVDMSINNPLGSLLATISDDKSLKIFDIINFDMINMNKLEFKPGCVEWCYTTMSAMGGVHDPFPVIAVSDSESNKIYTFEATSSTNQPLQVLDRIHMSPVVRMRFNAAHSTMVSVDQNGMLDYWGTHRSDYRFPSQIVRFESKMDTDLYQLAKCNQTPHDIAFSLDGQHMAMICSDRKIRVFRFLTGKMLRVYDESLQSITLLQQSQQQLPNMEFGRRMAIERDLEKSESFQTERIIFDDSGYYLIYPTMLGIKILNWYTNKLVKMIGKGENFRPLSVALHQQIADLKTSKGVLTPEMITANNPTLEQAAHSDPTLFCTGFRKNRFYMFTKREPDDSAMNSSATAEDGVLTGLERDVFNEKPSREDMIAATTSESSGGQKLSENVVIHTTMGDIQVKLFAKDCPKTVENFVTHSRNGYYNNHIFHRVIRQFMIQTGDPTGTGTGGASIWGAEFEDEIVPHLKHDKPFTLSMANAGPNTNGSQFFITVIATPWLDGKHTVFGRVTKGMEVVQAISQIRTHPKTDKPYDDVKILNIQVK, encoded by the exons aACAAGAGACGTAAAGTGATTCCATTCGAAAAGATTTACCTGGATAATCTGCCACAAAGTGAAGCTTATGAACGTAGTTATATGCATCGAGATCCAATCAAATTTGTGCTGGTCGCACGAAACACTCATTTTATCGTCACAGCAAGCATTGATGGCCACATTAAATTCTGGAAAAAGAAAGCAATTGGCGTTGAATTCGTCAAACACTTTCGTGTTCACCTGGGCACGATCGTCGACATGAGCATCAATAATCCACTTGGCTCATTGTTGGCCACCATTTCTGAtgataaatcattgaaaattttcgatatcatcaatttcgaCATGATCAATATGAACAAATTGGAATTTAAACCAGGCTGTGTTGAATGGTGTTATACAACCATGTCGGCCATGGGTGGTGTTCATGATCCATTCCCAGTCATAGCTGTATCCGATTcggaatcaaacaaaatctaTACATTCGAAGCGACAAGTTCGACCAATCAACCACTACAGGTGTTGGATCGTATTCACATGAGCCCAGTAGTTCGAATGCGTTTCAATGCAGCTCACTCAACGATGGTGTCGGTCGATCAGAATGGAATGCTCGATTATTGGGGCACTCATCGCAGTGATTATCGATTTCCATCACAAATTGTTCGGTTTGAAAGTAAAATGGACACTGATTTGTATCAACTGGCCAAATGCAATCAAACACCTCATGATATAGCATTCTCATTGGATGGACAACACATGGCAATGATATGTTCGGATCGAAAGATTCGTGTTTTCCGTTTCTTGACCGGCAAAATGTTACGCGTGTATGATGAAAGCCTTCAATCGATCACATTGCTACagcaatcacaacaacaattgccCAATATGGAATTTGGTCGTCGTATGGCCATCGAACGTGATCTCGAGAAAAGTGAATCATTTCAAACGGAAAGGATTATTTTCGATGATTCTGGCTATTATCTAATCTATCCCACAATGCTCG GCATCAAAATACTGAATTGGTATACGAATAAATTGGTCAAAATGATTGGCAAGGGAGAAAATTTTCGGCCATTATCAGTTGCTCTTCATCAACAGATTGCCGATCTGAAAACAAGCAAAGGTGTATTGACTCCTGAGATGATTACAGCCAATAATCCGACACTTGAACAAGCAGCTCATTCCGATCCGACATTATTTTGCACCGGATTTCGTAAGAATCGATTCTACATGTTCACCAAACGAGAACCTGATGATTCGGCCATGAATTCTTCGGCAACGGCAGAAGATGGCGTTCTCACCGGATTAGAACGAGATGTATTCAATGAGAAACCATCACGGGAAGATATGATTGCGGCAACCACTTCGGAATCGAGTGGTGGACAAAAATTGTCCGAAAATGTTGTCATTCACACCACAATGGGTGATATACAGGTGAAATTGTTCGCCAAAGATTGTCCGAAAACGGTGGAGAATTTCGTCACCCATAGTCGTAATGGTTACTATAACAATCACATATTCCATCGTGTTATACGACAATTCATGATACAAACAGGCGATCCCACTGGAACCGGTACTGGTGGTGCTTCCATTTGGGGCGCTGAATTCGAAGACGAGATAGTGCCACACTTGAAACATGATAAACCGTTCACATTATCCATGGCCAATGCTGGTCCCAACACGAATGGATCCCAATTTTTCATAACGGTCATTGCAACACCTTGGCTGGATGGCAAACATACAGTATTTGGTCGTGTCACCAAAGGCATGGAGGTAGTACAGGCCATCAGTCAGATTCGAACACACCCCAAAACGGACAaaccatatgatgatgttaaaattttgaatattcaaGTCAAATGA
- the LOC124490243 gene encoding pseudouridine-5'-phosphatase encodes MIISQEKNIIVQLFETMRPVTHVIFDLDGTLIDSEKHLFRSTNDVLNEFGKSFDWDIRSKTLGLHLQKSAPIIIEHFHLPIEPAEYIGKVLSRFKSYVQGEIDGCGVQLLPGVKRLVTHLAKHDIPMAVCTGCMEDTFRYKTEPFTDFFSPGNMFHHFVIAGSDPDVGERNKPHPTPYLVCIERFENGHSLQPQQVLAFEDSPTGLRSAIAAGCQTVFIPDPKLDRNSLSSVQPSIILNSMEQFRPEQFGLAAFDTIE; translated from the exons ATGATCATTTCTCAAGAGAAGAACATAATTGTACAATTGTTCGAAACAATGAGACCGGTGACACATGTCATTTTTGATCTTGATggaacattgattgattcggaGAAACATCTTTTCAGATCGACCAACGATGTCCTCAATGAATTTGgcaaatcattcgattggGATATTCGATCGAAAACATTGGGTTTGCATTTGCAAAAATCTGctccaatcatcattgaacatTTTCACTTACCAATCGAACCTGCCGAATACATTGGCAAAGTTTTATCACGTTTTAAATCCTATGTACAAGGTGAAATCGATGGATGTGGAGTACAATTATTACCCGGTGTCAAACGGCTAGTCACACATCTGGCCAAACATGATATCCCGATGGCTGTCTGCACCGGTTGTATGGAAGACACATTTCGATATAAA ACAGAGCCATTCACTGATTTCTTTAGTCCAGGAAAcatgtttcatcattttgtaatTGCTGGTTCCGATCCAGATGTTGGCGAACGAAATAAACCACATCCAACACCTTATCTGGTTTGTATTGAACGTTTCGAGAATGGACATTCATTGCAGCCGCAGCAAGTATTGGCATTCGAAGATTCACCCACCGGATTGCGTTCAGCCATAGCAGCCGGTTGTCAGACGGTTTTCATACCGGATCCAAAATTGGATCGTAATAGTTTATCATCGGTACAACCATCAAtcatattgaattcaatggaaCAATTTCGACCCGAACAATTTGGTCTTGCCGCGTTCGACACGATTGAATGA
- the lwr gene encoding ubiquitin conjugating enzyme lesswright, whose product MDKIALTRLSEERKAWRKDHPFGFFAKPVKNPDGTYNLQEWECAIPGKNGTSWEGGLYKLKMYFKDDYPSTPPKCKFEPPLFHPNVYPSGTVCLSLLDEEKDWRPSTTIKQILIGIQELLNEPNVKDPAQAEAYTFYCNDKTEYERRVRNQAKMNTPKN is encoded by the exons ATGGACAAAATAGCTTTAACACGATTAAGTGAAGAACGAAAAGCATGGCGAAAAGATCATCCGTTC GGTTTTTTCGCTAAACCGGTAAAAAATCCAGATGGTACATATAATCTACAAGAATGGGAATGTGCTATCCCCGGAAAAAATGGA ACATCATGGGAAGGTGGTCTTTATAAGCTTAAAATGTATTTCAAAGATGATTATCCGTCCACACCACCTAAATGTAAATTCGAACCACCATTATTTCATCCGAATGTATATCCAAGCGGTACCGTATGTCTATCATTATTGGACGAGGAAAAAGATTGGCGACCATCCACCACAATTAAACAGATTCTAATCGGCATACAAGAATTACTCAACGAACCCAATGTTAAGGATCCAGCTCAAGCTGAAGCATACACTTTCTATTG TAATGATAAAACCGAATATGAACGTCGTGTACGTAATCAAGCTAAAATGAATACACCGAAAAATTAA